Proteins co-encoded in one Nonomuraea helvata genomic window:
- a CDS encoding MazG family protein, with the protein MPLIVVTTSPRVAPGLLSHQAWQALRSGPVLTGSAAHPQLPYLEEAGVAVEVVEPDPRGLAVRAVGETVVWLASMSEKDSEDFMRAVGHAAIALEEPPLVEVVPGSYDLPGARVLDLVAVMDRLRTECPWDRKQTHESLVPYLLEEAYEVLETIEQGDYAALREELGDLLLQVVFHARVADGFDMDDVAAGIVEKLVRRHPHVFGSVRAESADEVNDNWEAIKAAERAAKGRESVLDGVPMGQPALSLAAQLLRRASRAGAPDALSAAVGQGVARELFDLVRRAADAGLDAEAELRAAARAYRDRVHSWESA; encoded by the coding sequence GTGCCACTGATCGTCGTCACCACCTCGCCCAGGGTCGCGCCGGGCCTGCTGAGCCACCAGGCCTGGCAGGCGCTGCGCTCCGGGCCGGTGCTGACCGGTTCTGCCGCGCATCCGCAGCTCCCGTACCTGGAGGAGGCGGGGGTCGCGGTCGAGGTCGTGGAGCCCGACCCGCGTGGGCTGGCGGTGCGGGCGGTCGGCGAGACCGTCGTGTGGCTGGCGTCGATGTCCGAGAAGGACTCCGAGGACTTCATGCGCGCGGTGGGGCACGCCGCGATCGCGCTCGAGGAGCCGCCGCTGGTCGAGGTCGTGCCGGGCTCGTACGACCTGCCGGGGGCGCGGGTGCTCGACCTGGTGGCGGTGATGGACCGGCTGCGCACCGAGTGCCCGTGGGACCGTAAGCAGACGCACGAGTCGCTGGTGCCGTACCTGCTCGAAGAGGCCTACGAGGTGCTGGAGACCATCGAGCAGGGCGACTATGCGGCCCTCCGCGAGGAACTGGGCGATCTGCTGCTGCAGGTGGTCTTCCACGCGCGGGTGGCCGACGGTTTCGACATGGACGACGTGGCGGCCGGGATCGTGGAGAAGCTCGTACGCCGCCACCCCCACGTCTTCGGCTCCGTGCGGGCGGAGAGCGCCGACGAGGTCAACGACAACTGGGAGGCGATCAAGGCGGCCGAGCGGGCGGCCAAGGGGCGCGAGTCCGTGCTCGACGGCGTGCCCATGGGCCAGCCCGCGCTGTCGCTGGCCGCCCAGCTCCTGCGCCGCGCCTCCCGCGCCGGCGCGCCCGACGCGCTGTCGGCCGCTGTGGGGCAGGGTGTGGCGCGCGAGCTCTTCGACCTGGTCCGCCGGGCCGCGGACGCAGGCCTGGACGCCGAGGCCGAGCTCCGGGCGGCGGCCCGCGCGTACCGCGACCGCGTCCACTCCTGGGAATCCGCCTGA
- the mfd gene encoding transcription-repair coupling factor, whose amino-acid sequence MSLSGLLDLVRADPKLTAALEEGGDVALVAPSALRPFGVAALATHDQRTVLAVTATGREAEDLAAALTSLIEPNSVAVFPAWETLPHERLSPRSDTVGQRLAVLRRLAHPIKGDTAAGPLSVIVAPVRALLQPIVKGLGDLEPIRLRAGDDADLEDVVDRLVSNGYHRVDMVEKRGEVAVRGGLLDVFPPTEEHPLRLEFWGDTVEEIRWFKVADQRSLEAAEGGLFAPPCRELLLTDEVRARARELAEQYPPLAEVLDQLAEGTPVEGMEAFAPVLAGEMDLLLDHLPVRSAVFVCDPERIRGRAEELVRTSQEFLEASWINAAAGGEAPIDLGAAAFRTLEEVRDHADVLGQPWWTMAPFGGGVELDAQDSEAYRGDTAKALADIKGWLAEEKAVVLLSEGHGPAERMVELLKGVDVPARLQQYLDEAPEPKVVHVSTGLIEHGFITPSLAVLTHLDLVGQKASTKDMRRLPSRRRNMVDPLQLKVGDHVVHEQHGVGRYVEMVQRTVQGATREYLVIEYAKGDRLYVPTDQLDEVTRYVGGEAPTLNRMGGADWAKAKSRAKKAVKEIAGELIRLYSARMASPGHAFGSDTPWQREMEDAFPYAETGDQLEAIDEVKRDMERGVPMDRLICGDVGYGKTEIAVRAAFKAVQDGKQVAVLVPTTLLVQQHMSTFTERFSSFPVTLKPVSRFQTDGEVKGTLEGLRSGAVDVVIGTHRLLSPEVRFKDLGLIIIDEEQRFGVEHKEAMKHLRTQVDVLAMSATPIPRTLEMGLTGIREMSTILTPPEERHPILTFVGPYEEKQIGAAIRRELMRDGQIFFVHNRVASINRVAARLRELVPEARIAVAHGQMNEHQLEKIMVGFWEREYDLLVSTTIVESGLDVPNANTLIVDRADNYGLSQLHQLRGRVGRGRERGYAYFLYPPEKPLTETAHERLATISQHTEMGAGMYVAMKDLEIRGAGNVLGAEQSGFIAGVGFDLYVRLMAEAVQEQKAKLDGGEAREEQPDVKVELPINAHIPHDYVTSERLRLEAYKRMAAIATPADIDEVRDELTDRYGKPPVEVENLLEVARFRIRARQAGLTDVTLQGQNIKFGPARLRESQQVRLDRLYKKAIYKQAAETLLVPVPKTKPLGGQPLRDLDLLKWCGDLVEAMFLEPARVS is encoded by the coding sequence ATGAGTCTTTCCGGGCTACTTGACCTTGTTCGCGCCGACCCGAAGCTGACCGCCGCTCTCGAAGAGGGCGGCGACGTCGCGCTGGTCGCGCCGTCCGCGCTGCGGCCGTTCGGCGTGGCCGCGCTGGCCACGCACGACCAGCGGACCGTGCTCGCGGTCACCGCCACGGGGCGTGAGGCGGAAGACCTCGCCGCGGCGCTGACCAGCCTCATCGAGCCCAACTCGGTGGCGGTGTTCCCGGCGTGGGAGACCTTGCCGCACGAGCGGCTCTCGCCGCGCAGCGACACCGTGGGGCAGCGGCTGGCGGTCCTGAGGCGGCTGGCGCACCCGATCAAGGGCGACACCGCGGCCGGGCCGCTCAGCGTGATCGTGGCGCCGGTCAGGGCGTTGCTGCAGCCGATCGTGAAGGGGCTCGGCGATCTCGAGCCGATCCGGCTGCGGGCGGGCGACGACGCGGACCTCGAGGACGTGGTCGACCGCCTGGTGAGCAACGGTTACCACCGGGTCGACATGGTGGAGAAGCGCGGCGAGGTCGCCGTGCGCGGCGGGCTGCTCGACGTGTTCCCGCCGACCGAGGAGCACCCGCTGCGGCTGGAGTTCTGGGGCGACACGGTCGAGGAGATCCGCTGGTTCAAGGTGGCCGACCAGCGCTCGCTCGAGGCGGCCGAAGGCGGGCTGTTCGCGCCGCCGTGCCGCGAGCTGCTGCTGACCGACGAGGTCAGGGCCCGGGCGCGGGAGCTGGCCGAGCAGTACCCGCCGCTGGCCGAGGTGCTCGACCAGCTCGCCGAGGGCACGCCGGTCGAGGGCATGGAGGCGTTCGCGCCCGTGCTGGCAGGGGAGATGGACCTGCTGCTCGACCACCTGCCGGTGCGGTCCGCGGTGTTCGTGTGCGACCCCGAGCGGATCAGGGGACGGGCGGAGGAGCTCGTACGCACCTCGCAGGAGTTCCTGGAGGCCTCCTGGATCAACGCGGCGGCCGGCGGTGAGGCGCCCATCGACCTGGGCGCGGCGGCGTTCCGCACCCTGGAGGAGGTCCGCGACCACGCCGACGTGCTGGGCCAGCCGTGGTGGACCATGGCGCCGTTCGGCGGCGGGGTCGAGCTCGACGCCCAGGACTCCGAGGCCTACCGGGGCGACACCGCCAAGGCGCTGGCCGACATCAAGGGCTGGCTGGCCGAGGAGAAGGCCGTCGTGCTGCTCAGCGAGGGCCATGGGCCCGCCGAGCGCATGGTGGAGCTGCTCAAGGGCGTCGACGTGCCCGCCAGGCTCCAGCAGTACCTGGACGAGGCGCCCGAGCCCAAGGTCGTCCACGTCTCGACGGGGCTCATCGAGCACGGCTTCATCACCCCCAGCCTGGCCGTGCTCACCCATCTCGACCTGGTCGGGCAGAAGGCGTCCACCAAGGACATGCGGCGCCTGCCCTCGCGCCGCCGCAACATGGTCGACCCGCTCCAGCTCAAGGTCGGCGACCACGTGGTGCACGAGCAGCACGGGGTGGGCCGCTACGTCGAGATGGTGCAGCGCACGGTCCAGGGCGCCACCCGCGAATACCTGGTCATCGAGTACGCCAAGGGCGACCGGCTCTACGTGCCGACCGACCAGCTCGACGAGGTCACCCGCTACGTCGGCGGCGAGGCGCCCACGCTCAACCGCATGGGCGGCGCCGACTGGGCCAAGGCCAAGTCCAGGGCGAAGAAGGCGGTCAAGGAGATCGCGGGGGAGCTGATCAGGCTCTACTCCGCCCGCATGGCCTCGCCGGGCCACGCCTTCGGTTCGGACACGCCGTGGCAGCGCGAGATGGAGGACGCCTTCCCGTACGCCGAGACCGGCGACCAGCTCGAGGCCATCGACGAGGTCAAGCGCGACATGGAGCGCGGCGTCCCGATGGACCGGCTGATCTGCGGCGACGTCGGCTACGGCAAGACCGAGATCGCGGTGCGGGCGGCGTTCAAGGCGGTGCAGGACGGCAAGCAGGTGGCCGTGCTGGTGCCGACGACGCTGCTGGTGCAGCAGCACATGTCGACGTTCACCGAGCGCTTCTCCAGCTTCCCTGTCACGCTCAAGCCGGTCTCCCGCTTCCAGACCGACGGCGAGGTCAAGGGCACGCTCGAAGGGCTCAGGTCGGGCGCGGTCGACGTGGTGATCGGCACGCACCGGCTGCTCAGCCCCGAGGTCAGGTTCAAGGACCTCGGGCTGATCATCATCGACGAGGAGCAGCGCTTCGGCGTCGAGCACAAAGAGGCGATGAAGCACCTGCGTACGCAGGTCGACGTGCTGGCCATGTCGGCCACGCCGATCCCGCGCACGCTGGAGATGGGCCTGACCGGCATCCGCGAGATGTCCACCATCCTCACGCCGCCCGAGGAGCGGCATCCGATCCTCACGTTCGTGGGGCCGTACGAGGAGAAGCAGATCGGCGCCGCGATCAGGCGCGAGCTGATGCGCGACGGGCAGATCTTCTTCGTGCACAACCGGGTGGCCTCGATCAACCGCGTGGCCGCGCGGCTGCGCGAGCTGGTGCCCGAGGCGCGCATCGCGGTGGCGCACGGGCAGATGAACGAGCACCAGCTCGAGAAGATCATGGTGGGCTTCTGGGAGCGGGAGTACGACCTGCTGGTCTCCACCACGATCGTCGAGTCCGGGCTCGACGTGCCCAACGCCAACACGCTGATCGTGGACCGGGCCGACAACTACGGCCTGTCGCAGCTCCACCAGCTCCGCGGGCGCGTCGGGCGGGGCAGGGAGCGCGGGTACGCGTACTTCCTCTACCCGCCGGAGAAGCCGCTGACCGAGACCGCGCACGAGCGGCTGGCCACGATCTCGCAGCACACCGAGATGGGCGCGGGCATGTACGTCGCGATGAAGGACCTGGAGATCCGCGGCGCCGGCAACGTGCTGGGCGCCGAGCAGTCCGGGTTCATCGCGGGCGTCGGCTTCGACCTGTACGTGCGGCTGATGGCCGAGGCGGTGCAGGAGCAGAAGGCCAAGCTCGACGGCGGCGAGGCGCGCGAGGAGCAGCCCGACGTCAAGGTCGAGCTGCCGATCAACGCCCACATCCCGCACGACTACGTGACCTCCGAGCGGCTGCGGCTGGAGGCGTACAAGCGGATGGCGGCCATCGCCACCCCCGCCGACATCGACGAGGTGCGCGACGAGCTGACCGACCGCTACGGCAAGCCGCCCGTGGAGGTGGAGAACCTCCTGGAGGTGGCCAGGTTCCGGATCAGGGCGCGTCAGGCCGGGCTCACGGACGTCACGCTGCAGGGACAGAACATCAAGTTCGGTCCCGCCCGGCTGAGGGAGTCGCAGCAGGTCCGGCTCGACCGGCTCTACAAGAAGGCGATATACAAGCAGGCGGCCGAGACGCTGCTGGTGCCCGTCCCCAAGACCAAGCCGCTCGGGGGGCAGCCACTACGCGATCTTGACCTGCTCAAATGGTGCGGTGACCTGGTCGAGGCAATGTTCCTCGAGCCAGCGCGGGTAAGCTAG
- a CDS encoding sulfite exporter TauE/SafE family protein, with product MGTLIDFPLIVGSFFVAIVVGLTGMGGGALMTPMMMLFFNVPPLAAVSSDLVASAVMKPVGSFVHLRRGTVNLRLVGWLCAGSVPAAFCGVFLARAFAVTDAVKYALGVALLLAVAGMAVKSWLGARGGTSSAHEIVVRPIPTLLVGTVGGLVVGVSSVGSGSLIIVALLALYPALKANQLVGTDLVQAVPLVASAALGHLLFGDFQLDLTLSLLIGSIPGVYLGARISSRAPGGLIRALLAIVLLASACKLLDVSNTLTVCALVGAAAVTVIGWRVRVRAAGRASSGNKDLEPVR from the coding sequence ATGGGTACGTTGATCGACTTCCCCCTGATTGTCGGGTCCTTCTTCGTCGCGATCGTGGTCGGGCTGACCGGGATGGGCGGCGGGGCCCTCATGACGCCGATGATGATGCTGTTCTTCAACGTCCCGCCGCTGGCCGCGGTCTCCAGCGACCTGGTCGCCTCGGCCGTGATGAAGCCGGTCGGCAGCTTCGTGCACCTGCGCCGGGGCACGGTCAACCTGCGGCTGGTCGGCTGGCTCTGCGCGGGCTCGGTGCCGGCCGCCTTCTGCGGCGTGTTCCTGGCCCGCGCGTTCGCGGTCACCGACGCGGTGAAGTACGCGCTCGGCGTGGCCCTCCTGCTGGCCGTGGCGGGCATGGCGGTCAAGAGCTGGCTCGGCGCGCGGGGCGGCACGTCGAGCGCCCACGAGATCGTCGTGCGCCCAATTCCGACCCTACTGGTCGGTACGGTGGGCGGACTGGTCGTCGGCGTCTCGTCCGTAGGATCCGGATCGCTGATCATCGTGGCCCTGCTCGCCCTCTATCCGGCGCTCAAGGCCAACCAGCTCGTCGGCACCGACCTCGTCCAGGCCGTGCCGCTGGTCGCCTCCGCCGCGCTCGGGCACCTGCTGTTCGGCGACTTCCAGCTGGACCTCACGCTGTCGCTGCTCATCGGCTCGATCCCGGGCGTCTACCTGGGCGCCAGGATCTCCTCACGCGCCCCCGGCGGCCTGATCAGGGCGCTGCTGGCGATCGTCCTGCTGGCCTCCGCCTGCAAGCTGCTCGACGTGAGCAACACGCTCACCGTCTGCGCTCTCGTCGGGGCCGCGGCTGTCACTGTCATCGGGTGGCGGGTGCGGGTCAGGGCCGCGGGACGGGCGTCGAGCGGAAATAAGGATCTCGAGCCAGTTCGCTGA
- a CDS encoding Wzz/FepE/Etk N-terminal domain-containing protein, with protein sequence MSSGTDLDEHLSLLRRRWLLLVGCVVFGGTAGLALMRLTPPSYTATTQVLVMPVGSQEPANPVTSRQREPLNLDTEAQVAQSAVVATRAARALGVGSPEPVEVSVPPNSAVLWISVTASDATVAAAQSRAYAQAYLTNRRESALAALTDQQRAVLAKLKQVNTAIDTVIKQLGGLPKGGPEHAIALQRQSVLNRQAAGLALKYDALRTVAVTPGMVISQAAPPSAPVAPSLPLYLGTGLMAGLLAGSAAAYARDRLDRRLRTAADVERLTGLPVLGDLSSPREPGVAHELACAVVATCPGKRLLVKALPADLHDSTQADPVAVNLPLTVLDGSDVRDLSRADAALLLIGLGRVTSDRVMAAVRRLDRHDVPIIGVVTATDALPSFVPLLEPRTHTPLGKLVATGELEVAETTPMHAMHPRRPGQPT encoded by the coding sequence ATGAGCTCCGGCACGGACCTGGACGAGCACCTTTCGCTGCTGCGCAGGCGATGGCTGCTCCTGGTGGGCTGCGTCGTGTTCGGCGGCACGGCCGGACTCGCGCTCATGCGGCTCACGCCGCCCTCCTACACCGCCACCACGCAGGTGCTGGTCATGCCGGTCGGCTCGCAGGAGCCGGCCAACCCGGTGACCAGCCGCCAGCGCGAGCCGCTCAACCTCGACACCGAGGCCCAGGTCGCGCAGTCCGCCGTGGTCGCCACGCGGGCGGCCAGGGCGCTGGGGGTCGGCAGCCCCGAGCCCGTCGAGGTCTCGGTGCCGCCCAACTCGGCGGTGCTGTGGATCTCGGTCACCGCCTCCGACGCCACGGTCGCGGCCGCCCAGTCCCGCGCGTACGCCCAGGCCTATCTCACCAACCGCCGCGAGAGCGCGCTGGCCGCCCTGACCGACCAGCAGCGGGCCGTGCTGGCCAAGCTCAAGCAGGTCAACACCGCGATCGACACGGTGATCAAGCAGCTCGGCGGGCTGCCCAAGGGCGGTCCCGAGCACGCGATCGCGCTCCAGCGGCAGAGCGTGCTCAACCGGCAGGCCGCCGGGCTCGCCCTGAAGTACGACGCGCTCAGGACGGTCGCGGTGACCCCCGGCATGGTCATCAGCCAGGCCGCCCCGCCGTCCGCGCCCGTCGCCCCCAGCCTGCCGCTCTACCTCGGCACGGGGCTCATGGCCGGGCTGCTGGCCGGCTCGGCCGCCGCCTACGCCCGTGACCGGCTCGACCGGCGGCTGCGCACGGCCGCCGACGTCGAGCGGCTGACCGGCCTGCCCGTGCTGGGCGACCTGTCGAGCCCGCGCGAGCCCGGCGTGGCCCACGAGCTGGCCTGCGCCGTGGTCGCCACGTGCCCGGGCAAGCGGCTGCTGGTCAAGGCGCTGCCCGCGGACCTGCACGACTCGACGCAGGCCGACCCGGTGGCCGTCAATCTGCCGCTGACGGTGCTCGACGGCTCCGACGTACGCGATCTGTCCAGGGCGGACGCGGCCCTGCTGCTGATCGGTCTCGGCCGGGTCACCTCCGACCGGGTCATGGCCGCCGTGCGCCGGCTGGACCGGCACGACGTGCCGATCATCGGCGTGGTGACGGCGACCGACGCGCTGCCCTCGTTCGTGCCCCTGCTCGAGCCGCGTACGCACACCCCGCTCGGCAAGCTCGTCGCGACCGGCGAGCTGGAGGTGGCCGAGACCACGCCCATGCACGCGATGCACCCCCGGCGTCCCGGCCAGCCGACGTGA
- the cysC gene encoding adenylyl-sulfate kinase translates to MEWTPDPRELADLELLLSGAFEPLTGFLGHDDLHAVHERGTLADGAAWPAPVTLHLPADVSPGDEVTLLDPEGLPLATLTVSAHEPDGLTSGPVKGLGAPEHGPFARLRRTPAEVRAELGDRPALAVTMRGPLDDLSEVVATAKELDAVIMLLPLSYGEPGPAVVRAALRAKEKLPEDTIVVSVPLAPREEPEIDLELREHVATAYGATEHLAGPDPVRIPGPPHRRGLVVFFTGLSGSGKSTIARGLRDALLELGTRTVTYLDGDVVRQLLSKGLTFSKSDRDLNIRRIGFVAAETARHGGLAICAPIAPYAATREEVREMVESVGADFLLVHVATPLEECERRDRKGLYAKARAGLIPEFTGVSDPYEEPDDADLVIDTTHISIDTAVSQVLGALKSGGWVR, encoded by the coding sequence GTGGAGTGGACCCCCGACCCGCGCGAGCTGGCCGACCTCGAACTGCTGCTGTCCGGCGCGTTCGAGCCGCTGACCGGGTTCCTCGGCCACGATGACCTCCACGCGGTGCACGAACGCGGCACGCTCGCCGACGGCGCCGCGTGGCCCGCGCCCGTCACGCTCCACCTGCCCGCCGACGTCTCGCCCGGCGACGAGGTCACGCTGCTCGACCCGGAGGGCCTGCCGCTGGCCACGCTCACGGTGAGCGCCCACGAGCCCGACGGGCTGACCTCTGGACCCGTCAAGGGCCTCGGCGCCCCCGAGCACGGCCCGTTCGCGCGCCTGCGGCGCACCCCGGCCGAGGTCCGGGCCGAGCTCGGCGACCGTCCGGCGCTCGCCGTCACCATGCGCGGCCCCCTCGACGACCTCTCCGAGGTCGTCGCCACCGCGAAGGAGCTCGACGCGGTGATCATGCTCCTCCCCCTCTCGTACGGCGAGCCGGGCCCCGCGGTCGTACGCGCCGCGCTCCGCGCCAAGGAGAAGCTGCCCGAGGACACGATCGTCGTCTCGGTGCCCCTGGCGCCGCGCGAGGAGCCCGAGATCGACCTGGAGCTGCGCGAGCACGTCGCCACCGCCTACGGCGCCACCGAGCACCTGGCGGGCCCGGACCCGGTCCGCATCCCCGGGCCTCCGCACCGCAGGGGTCTCGTGGTCTTCTTCACCGGCCTGTCGGGCTCCGGCAAGTCCACGATCGCCCGCGGCCTGCGCGACGCGCTGCTGGAGCTCGGCACCCGCACGGTGACCTACCTCGACGGCGATGTCGTGCGCCAGCTGCTGTCCAAGGGCCTGACGTTCTCCAAGTCCGACCGCGACCTGAACATCCGCCGCATCGGCTTCGTCGCCGCCGAGACCGCCCGCCACGGCGGCCTGGCCATCTGCGCGCCCATCGCCCCCTACGCGGCCACCCGCGAGGAGGTGCGCGAGATGGTCGAGTCCGTCGGGGCTGACTTCCTGCTCGTGCACGTCGCGACGCCGCTGGAGGAGTGCGAGCGGCGCGACCGCAAGGGCCTGTACGCCAAGGCGCGCGCCGGGCTCATCCCCGAGTTCACCGGCGTCTCGGACCCCTACGAGGAGCCGGACGACGCCGACCTGGTGATCGACACCACGCACATCTCCATCGACACGGCCGTCTCCCAGGTCCTGGGAGCCTTGAAGTCCGGAGGATGGGTACGTTGA
- a CDS encoding SurA N-terminal domain-containing protein — MKSIRVAVAAAAVGIALTACSSPMQAGAAAVVGSERISTSQLNTDAEAYKAALKRNNLDETALGVPVTQYVLQRLADISAARQFMARRNVQVTDKEIDAKLQDPGQYQNPEINLLALGVAPTYAREYARTAVGMTKLQQAAGQGGTDQLRKEFSTIKTTFSPRFGVVNAAPSQENPALFIDAGRFGKAASQQAPQQQG; from the coding sequence GTGAAGTCGATACGAGTGGCTGTGGCCGCCGCGGCGGTGGGCATCGCCCTGACCGCCTGCTCCTCTCCCATGCAGGCCGGGGCCGCGGCCGTGGTGGGGAGCGAGCGCATCTCGACGAGCCAGCTCAACACGGACGCGGAGGCGTACAAGGCCGCGTTGAAGAGGAACAACCTGGACGAGACGGCGCTCGGCGTGCCGGTCACCCAGTACGTGCTGCAGCGGCTGGCCGACATCAGCGCGGCCAGGCAGTTCATGGCCCGCCGCAACGTGCAGGTGACGGACAAGGAGATCGACGCCAAGCTCCAGGACCCGGGCCAGTACCAGAACCCCGAGATCAACCTGCTGGCCCTGGGTGTCGCGCCGACCTACGCCCGCGAGTACGCGCGCACGGCCGTCGGCATGACCAAGCTGCAGCAGGCGGCCGGCCAGGGCGGCACGGACCAGCTGCGCAAGGAGTTCTCCACGATCAAGACGACGTTCAGCCCCCGCTTCGGTGTGGTCAACGCGGCGCCGTCGCAGGAGAACCCCGCGCTGTTCATCGACGCGGGCCGGTTCGGCAAGGCCGCTTCCCAGCAGGCGCCGCAGCAGCAGGGCTGA
- a CDS encoding class I SAM-dependent methyltransferase, which translates to MSEVRSVAPRGDLFGQRVREQWAGLLGRRLDVLVAGCAHDEPLVLERIETRATGVDEDHPAIRAVLGERADLVSWSLGDLRCVPLPPRSYDVIQVSFLLERVRHAELVLDRLLQSLRPGGLVLLRMRDRRSAYGLLDRIAPSWLRRLLWRLVVAPGTPGPFPAVYEPLASSDGMHAFCLSRGLMITDDTRNTSGPARNRGLAAVALAAVARLTNGRYPAGHDEITMVIRKPQHHFARLL; encoded by the coding sequence ATGTCTGAGGTGCGATCGGTCGCCCCGAGAGGCGACCTTTTCGGTCAGCGGGTCCGCGAGCAGTGGGCCGGCCTGCTCGGCAGGCGGCTCGACGTGCTCGTCGCCGGGTGCGCGCACGACGAGCCGCTCGTCCTGGAACGGATAGAGACGAGGGCCACCGGGGTCGACGAGGACCATCCCGCGATCAGAGCCGTGCTGGGCGAGCGCGCCGACCTGGTGTCGTGGTCGCTGGGCGACCTGCGCTGCGTTCCTCTGCCGCCCAGGTCGTACGACGTGATCCAGGTGTCCTTCCTGCTCGAGCGGGTCAGGCACGCGGAGCTCGTGCTCGACCGGCTGCTGCAGTCGCTGCGCCCGGGGGGCCTGGTGCTGCTGCGTATGCGCGACCGCAGGTCCGCCTACGGCCTGCTCGACCGGATCGCGCCGTCGTGGCTGCGCCGCCTGCTGTGGCGCCTGGTCGTCGCCCCGGGCACGCCGGGCCCCTTCCCCGCCGTGTACGAGCCGCTGGCCTCGAGCGACGGCATGCACGCGTTCTGCCTCAGCCGGGGGCTCATGATCACCGATGACACGCGGAACACCAGCGGCCCGGCGCGCAATCGCGGGCTCGCCGCTGTCGCGCTCGCCGCGGTCGCCAGGCTGACCAACGGCCGCTACCCGGCCGGCCACGACGAGATCACCATGGTGATCAGGAAGCCCCAGCACCACTTCGCCCGGCTTCTCTAG
- a CDS encoding O-antigen ligase family protein — protein sequence MRGPAWPITVLLVGYPVWWALGFGGLSVILLAAPMAMVLWRRRPIRVPRGFGLWLLLIAGYLVSGLMLAEMPPDTYGDFGPGRLIGYLMRLALYVAILIMVLYLGNLTESELPQLRLVRLLGVLFVTTVAGGLLGVFFPSFAFTSPVELLLPDWAAGNSFVQNLIHPTSAQTQKVLGFSLPRPEAPFEWANAWGSNVSVLLVWFVIGWWVHGTPRQKALVAATLALAAIPIVYSLNRGLWIGLGLALVYLVVRLGGRTRVALCGAAAVAALVFALSPLASLFAQRLDKPHSNDIRAFTVSATVAAAAHSPIIGYGNTRNAMGNHRTITTGRTQWCEGCGHPPLGSDGQLWLLIITQGFTGAALYVAFFVGAIRRHWGDRSPIGLAGVLVMGLVLLYMFVYDGLVTPLSLYLISFALLWRNHLGDVS from the coding sequence GTGAGGGGGCCCGCGTGGCCGATCACCGTGCTGCTCGTCGGCTATCCGGTGTGGTGGGCGCTGGGGTTCGGCGGGCTGTCGGTGATCCTGCTGGCGGCGCCGATGGCGATGGTGCTGTGGCGGCGCCGGCCGATCAGGGTGCCGCGCGGGTTCGGGCTCTGGCTGCTGCTGATCGCCGGCTACCTGGTCAGCGGCCTGATGCTGGCCGAGATGCCGCCGGACACGTACGGCGACTTCGGGCCGGGGCGGTTGATCGGCTACCTCATGCGGCTGGCGCTCTACGTGGCCATCCTGATCATGGTGCTCTACCTCGGCAACCTGACCGAGTCCGAGCTGCCGCAGCTGCGCCTGGTTCGGCTGCTCGGCGTGCTGTTCGTCACGACGGTCGCGGGCGGGCTGCTCGGCGTGTTCTTCCCCTCGTTCGCGTTCACCTCGCCGGTGGAGCTGCTGCTGCCCGACTGGGCGGCCGGCAACTCGTTCGTCCAGAACCTCATCCACCCCACCTCCGCCCAGACGCAGAAGGTGCTGGGCTTCTCCTTGCCGCGGCCGGAGGCCCCGTTCGAGTGGGCCAACGCGTGGGGCAGCAACGTATCGGTGCTGCTGGTGTGGTTCGTGATCGGCTGGTGGGTGCACGGCACGCCGCGGCAGAAGGCTCTCGTGGCGGCCACGCTCGCCCTGGCCGCCATCCCCATTGTCTACTCGCTCAACCGGGGCCTCTGGATCGGTCTGGGCCTGGCCCTCGTCTACCTGGTCGTCCGGCTCGGGGGTCGCACCAGGGTGGCGCTCTGCGGAGCGGCTGCCGTGGCGGCGCTGGTGTTCGCGCTGAGCCCGCTCGCGTCGCTGTTCGCGCAGCGGCTGGACAAACCACACTCGAACGACATCAGGGCCTTCACCGTGTCGGCCACCGTCGCGGCCGCCGCGCACTCGCCGATCATCGGCTACGGCAACACGCGCAACGCCATGGGCAACCACCGCACGATCACCACGGGCAGGACCCAGTGGTGCGAGGGCTGCGGCCACCCACCGCTGGGCAGCGACGGTCAGCTCTGGCTGCTGATCATCACGCAGGGGTTCACCGGGGCGGCGCTCTACGTGGCGTTCTTCGTGGGCGCGATCCGGCGCCACTGGGGTGACCGCAGCCCCATCGGACTGGCCGGAGTGCTGGTGATGGGGCTGGTGCTGCTCTACATGTTCGTCTACGACGGGCTGGTCACGCCGCTCAGCCTGTATCTCATCTCGTTCGCCCTGCTGTGGCGCAACCATCTGGGGGACGTCTCGTGA
- a CDS encoding signal peptidase I gives MSDAVYVGNAGVDAAADRGWLLGHFKPLGDPRHSDDVEIKWGVHPPGDERGEWVKGEERTALLVLISGRFRVELPGRGVLLSEPGDYVVWGKGVDHSWYAEEASTVLTVRWPSVPGYRIG, from the coding sequence GTGAGCGATGCGGTCTATGTGGGGAACGCCGGCGTCGACGCGGCCGCGGACCGGGGCTGGTTGCTGGGTCATTTCAAACCCCTCGGCGATCCAAGGCACAGCGACGACGTCGAGATCAAGTGGGGCGTCCACCCGCCGGGCGACGAGCGGGGTGAGTGGGTCAAGGGTGAGGAGCGCACCGCCCTGCTGGTGCTGATCAGCGGCCGGTTCCGGGTGGAACTGCCGGGCCGTGGCGTGCTGCTGTCCGAGCCCGGCGACTACGTGGTCTGGGGGAAGGGCGTCGACCATTCGTGGTACGCGGAGGAGGCCTCGACCGTGCTCACCGTGCGCTGGCCCTCCGTGCCCGGTTATCGGATCGGCTGA